One Pyrus communis chromosome 4, drPyrComm1.1, whole genome shotgun sequence genomic region harbors:
- the LOC137731640 gene encoding 18S rRNA (guanine-N(7))-methyltransferase RID2-like, with amino-acid sequence MSRPELQAPPEIFYNEEEARKYTRNSRIMEIQSELSHRALELLALPDDGVPRLLLDIGCGSGLSGDTLSESGHQWIGLDISQSMLDVALENEVEGDLLLGDMGQGLGLRSGIIDGAISISAVQWLCNADKSSHNPRLRLKAFFGSLYRCLARGARAAFQVYPENLDQRELILSSAMRAGFAGGVVVDFPNSSKKRKEYLVLTCGSPSITTSTPKGKGEDGEGSSDDESSEDEENQTVSNSDRHRPRKKQKTNKKGKGREWILKKKEQMRKKGNVVPPDTKYTARKRKARF; translated from the exons ATGTCTCGGCCGGAGCTGCAAGCTCCACCCGAGATTTTCTACAATGAAGAGGAAGCTCGAAAGTACACTCGCAATTCCCGAATCATGGAAATTCAGTCGGAGCTCTCCCACCGAGCCCTCGAGCTTCTCGCTCTCCCCGACGACGGCGTCCCCAGGTTGCTCCTCGATATTG GTTGTGGGTCGGGGCTCAGCGGAGATACATTGTCAGAGAGTGGGCATCAGTGGATTGGTTTAGATATTTCCCAGTCGATGCTTG ATGTGGCATTGGAGAATGAAGTTGAGGGTGACCTTTTGCTCGGGGACATGGGTCAG GGCTTAGGACTTCGTTCAGGAATTATTGATGGAGCGATAAGCATCTCAGCTGTTCAG TGGTTGTGCAATGCTGATAAGTCATCACATAATCCACGATTACGATTGAA GGCTTTCTTTGGATCATTATACAGATGCTTAGCAAGGGGAGCAAGGGCAGCATTTCAAGTTTATCCTGAAAATCTGGACCAGCGCGAGTTGATTTTGAGTTCTGCAATGCGTGCTGGATTTGCGGGGGGCGTCGTTGTTGATTTTCCCAACAG TTCCAAGAAACGAAAGGAGTACCTTGTCCTCACTTGCGGTTCACCATCTATTACTACTTCTACTCCCAAGGGAAAAGGCGAAGATGGCGAGGGTTCCTCTGATGATGAGAGtagtgaagatgaagaaaatcaGACA GTTTCAAACTCAGACAGGCACAGGCCGAGGAAAAAGCAGAAGACAAATAAGAAGGGCAAGGGAAGAGAATGGATACTAAAGAAGAAGGAACAGAtgagaaaaaaaggaaatgtTGTTCCGCCAGACACAAAATACACAGCTCGGAAAAGAAAAGCTCGATTTTGA